In a genomic window of Aggregatimonas sangjinii:
- a CDS encoding MBL fold metallo-hydrolase gives MKDTEQNALPLHKKFLSAELGSILPILDNVYTIKADKHRYRYGNMYIIVHQEHKKLLLIDAVRDESVQSLKNWMANGYSISGVFLTHRDLLGQAYAPLHEISEDLGNAPIFIHPDDTPKNSNALFDITCAIDIFTDFNVQVHHSPGHTPGSVVIYAEMNGGILFTGDSAVGSPYEEEQYYFERPPNNEENDERLRGFWENVEQRFKHILPLHGKPQFGLNEMQQDYIVKNLCKAEKTKSL, from the coding sequence ATGAAGGACACCGAACAGAACGCACTGCCATTGCACAAAAAGTTTTTGTCGGCTGAACTAGGTAGCATTCTCCCGATTCTAGACAATGTTTACACTATAAAAGCTGATAAACATCGCTACCGCTACGGCAACATGTACATTATTGTACATCAAGAACACAAAAAGCTACTGCTCATCGACGCAGTCCGTGATGAAAGCGTACAATCCTTGAAGAACTGGATGGCCAATGGGTATAGTATATCCGGAGTCTTTCTGACCCATCGGGACCTCTTGGGACAAGCTTACGCCCCCCTTCATGAAATAAGTGAAGATTTAGGCAATGCACCTATTTTCATTCATCCAGATGATACTCCAAAGAATAGCAATGCTCTATTCGATATCACCTGCGCCATAGACATTTTCACGGACTTCAATGTTCAAGTACATCATTCACCGGGTCATACTCCGGGTAGTGTCGTCATATATGCGGAAATGAATGGAGGAATTCTGTTCACCGGTGATAGCGCGGTAGGCTCACCATATGAGGAGGAGCAATATTATTTTGAACGTCCTCCCAATAACGAAGAAAATGATGAACGCTTAAGGGGTTTTTGGGAAAATGTGGAGCAACGCTTTAAACACATCTTGCCGCTACATGGCAAACCCCAGTTTGGATTGAATGAAATGCAGCAAGACTATATAGTAAAAAATCTATGTAAAGCGGAAAAAACAAAATCGCTGTAG
- a CDS encoding isochorismatase family protein: MSNDIKIERHTASAWGSKPFRDAIEKFGKKKIVIGGISIDICTQLTTLDLLANGYEVYVVVDASGTDQPIVEQAAMMRMQQAGATMITWGTLASELMVDWKTPEGPKVGKLYQEHSAWGGFQDAYAK, encoded by the coding sequence TTGTCAAACGACATCAAAATCGAACGTCATACGGCAAGTGCGTGGGGCTCCAAACCCTTTCGGGATGCCATCGAGAAGTTCGGCAAAAAGAAGATAGTCATCGGCGGTATTTCAATTGATATCTGCACCCAGTTGACTACCTTGGATTTGCTCGCAAACGGTTACGAAGTCTATGTTGTGGTCGATGCTTCGGGCACCGATCAGCCTATCGTTGAACAAGCGGCGATGATGCGTATGCAACAGGCCGGGGCTACAATGATTACGTGGGGTACACTTGCCTCTGAACTCATGGTGGATTGGAAAACACCCGAAGGCCCAAAGGTGGGAAAATTGTATCAAGAACATAGTGCTTGGGGAGGCTTCCAGGATGCCTATGCGAAATAG